In one Coccinella septempunctata chromosome 6, icCocSept1.1, whole genome shotgun sequence genomic region, the following are encoded:
- the LOC123316067 gene encoding uncharacterized protein LOC123316067 produces the protein MLDMLCLNEESYTDKRQVANFFLLIMQMGGTTGVILCCHSTVEEAKKLAPNCMKLRDSFETGSREYKRLQHLSMIFKYHPKFLAAGFFTVDRNSLLGIMSIVTTYLIIILQWYYNGAHKQSE, from the exons ATGCTGGATATGTTGTGTTTGAATGAAGAAAGTTATACAGATAAACGTCAGGTGgctaatttttttctattgattatgcAAATG GGTGGTACAACAGGTGTCATTTTGTGCTGCCATTCGACAGTTGAAGAAGCTAAAAAATTAGCTCCCAACTGTATGAAGTTGAGGGATTCATTTGAGACAGGAAGCAGAGAATATAAACGACTTCAACATCTATCTATGATCTTTAAGTATCATCCAAAGTTTTTGGCAGCTGGATTTTTCACAGTGGATCGAAACTCTCTGCTTGGCATCATGAGCATTGTTACAACATACCTCATCATAATACTGCAATGGTATTACAATGGTGCTCACAAGCAATCAGAATAA
- the LOC123315141 gene encoding ubiquitin-conjugating enzyme E2-17 kDa, with translation MALKRINKELQDLGRDPPAQCSAGPVGDDLFHWQATIMGPPDSPYQGGVFFLTIHFPTDYPFKPPKVAFTTRIYHPNINSNGSICLDILRSQWSPALTISKVLLSICSLLCDPNPDDPLVPEIARIYKTDREKYNELAREWTRKYAM, from the exons ATGGCTTTAAAAAGAATTAATAAG GAATTACAAGACCTTGGAAGAGATCCTCCTGCACAATGTTCAGCTGGACCAGTGGGAGATGACT tgttTCATTGGCAGGCCACAATCATGGGACCA CCAGATAGCCCATACCAAGGTGGAGTATTTTTCTTAACAATTCACTTCCCTACAGACTATCCATTTAAACCTCCAAAAGTGGCGTTTACCACCAGAATTTATCACCCTAACATAAACAGTAATGGTAGCATTTGTTTGGATATCCTACGTTCGCAGTGGTCTCCTGCGCTCACTATCTCAAAAG TCCTTTTATCGATCTGCTCATTGCTGTGCGATCCAAACCCGGACGACCCTCTAGTACCAGAAATCGCTAGGATATACAAAACTGACAGGGAAAAGTACAACGAGTTAGCGCGCGAGTGGACTCGCAAATACGCCATGTGA
- the LOC123315174 gene encoding 28S ribosomal protein S18c, mitochondrial, whose amino-acid sequence MALLSIKRLPITGLLTNIIRNSSSTLNNDAPSFDMENPFEKEKVTCILCRTGVPVDYKNVKLLSQFQSSYTGRIYGRHITGLCKKQQEIVEREIIKAQTAGLMASYLKHPDFLEDPKLFDVENPIRPHRF is encoded by the exons ATGGcattattatcaataaaaaGACTGCCGATTACAG GTTTATTGACAAATATCATCAGAAATTCTTCTAGTACCCTTAACAATGATGCCCCTAGTTTTGACATGGAAAACCCTTTCGAGAAAGAAAAGGTTACATGTATATTATGCAGGACAGGCGTACCAGTGGATTACAAGAACGTGAAACTATTATCGCAATTCCAGTCATCATATACAGGAAGAATTTACGGGAGGCACATAACAGGCTTGTGTAAGAAACAACAGGAGATTGTCGAGAGGGAAATTATTAAGGCACAGACTGCTGGGTTGATGGCTAGCTATTTAAAACATCCCGATTTTCTCGAGGATCCTAAACTTTTTGATGTAGAAAATCCAATAAGACCCCATAGATTCTAG
- the LOC123316038 gene encoding putative gustatory receptor 2a produces the protein MGHVYIDVIFLTLTFYAADALCLWVFYTNSKSILYINIARVYYWYMIILVYLTVTRIRNGLKKLHAYLEAISPPKIEHVESRVHVIQPFNSFSRFMKYYRTIYDAVQIFNDIFGYHMVFLNLNCILEWLSALNRIISSIKNNNLQIDIIMVVFLQSTIILIGIIFIILLCSSVTNEAEHFLYVLHQIEDYNHNLKAKCIVIQLVEDMPIHFSAARFFNISKYTILGIIGNCTTYFIVLIQFYQ, from the exons ATGGGACACGTCTACATCGACGTAATTTTTTTAACCCTAACATTCTATGCCGCTGACGCTCTGTGTTTATGGGTGTTTTACACCAACAGCAAATCGATTCTATACATAAATATAGCCAGGGTCTATTATTGGTACATGATTATTCTAGTTTATCTTACAGTGACGAGAATTAGGAACGGCTTGAAAAAATTACACGCTTACCTGGAGGCGATATCACCACCAAAAATTGAACATGTCGAATCAAGGGTTCATGTGATCCAACCTTTCAATTCTTTCAGCAGATTCATGAAATACTACAGGACTATCTACGATGCGGTtcagattttcaatgacatatttGGTTACCACATGGTTTTTCTCAACCTCAATTGCATATTAGAATGGTTGTCAGCGTTGAACAGGATTATTTCAAGcattaaaaataacaacttaCAAATTGATATCATCATGGTGGTTTTTCTGCAATCAACCATTATATTG ATTGGAATCATATTTATTATTCTCCTCTGCTCATCAGTAACAAATGAGGCTGAACATTTCTTATATGTTCTACACCAAATAGAGGACTACAACCATAATTTGAAAGCAAAATGTATTGTTATTCAACTTGTGGAAGATATGCCAATTCACTTTTCAGCCGCACGATTTTTCAATATTAGTAAATACACCATACTAGGCATTATTGGGAACTGTACAACTTATTTCATCGttttaattcaattttatcagTAG
- the LOC123316096 gene encoding innexin inx1 yields MFKLLGGLANYLKQQDIVTDCAIFRLHNLFTTALLMGCSLIITASQYVGRPIQCIVQDRNPHVVNTFCWISSTFTMPDAFNRQIGSEVAAPGLSNDFDDVHAHKYYTYYQWVCFALFFQGIACYTPKFIWDKFEGGLMKTLVMGLNIGATPEDIKNAKKEIVIEYLLEHLKKHKLYAIRYWCCECLCLVNIIVQLYLMNKFFDGEFLSYGLRVMNYSNEVQEERVDPMVYIFPRLTKCNFFKYGPSGSIQKLDSLCVLPLNIVNEKTYIFLWFWYMILASLLTILVIYRVCMILSPKLRTRIFHAKNYGLPYEVSRIITRKTDIGDWWVLFMLGTNMDTLIFREMISELSKRIEVKPSNRR; encoded by the coding sequence ATGTTCAAGTTACTTGGAGGACTTGCGAATTATCTCAAACAGCAGGACATAGTCACAGATTGTGCAATATTTCGACTGCACAATTTGTTCACGACTGCATTGTTGATGGGATGCAGTTTGATAATCACAGCATCTCAATATGTTGGTCGTCCAATCCAGTGTATAGTTCAGGATAGAAATCCCCATGTGGTGAACACTTTTTGCTGGATTTCTTCCACTTTCACGATGCCTGACGCTTTCAACAGGCAGATAGGATCAGAGGTGGCTGCGCCTGGTCTTTCTAATGATTTTGACGATGTTCATGCACACAAATATTACACTTATTATCAGTGGGTTTGTTTTGCCTTGTTCTTCCAAGGTATAGCTTGTTACACCCCCAAATTTATCTGGGATAAATTTGAAGGGGGCTTGATGAAAACCTTGGTTATGGGTCTTAACATTGGAGCAACCCCCGAAGATATTAAGAATGCAAAAAAAGAAATTGTCATTGAGTATCTCCTGGAGCATTTGAAGAAGCACAAACTCTATGCCATTAGGTACTGGTGCTGCGAATGTCTATGCTTAGTGAACATCATCGTTCAACTTTACTTAATGAATAAATTCTTCGATGGAGAATTTTTGTCATACGGTCTCAGAGTTATGAATTACTCCAATGAAGTCCAAGAAGAAAGAGTTGATCCAATGGTTTATATCTTCCCACGACTAACCAAATGTAACTTCTTCAAATATGGTCCTTCTGGAAGCATACAGAAACTCGATAGTTTGTGTGTTCTACCATTGAATATCGTAAATgagaagacctatattttcctTTGGTTCTGGTACATGATACTGGCATCTCTGCTTACCATTTTGGTGATCTACAGGGTGTGCATGATTTTATCTCCAAAATTGAGGACTCGCATATTCCATGCTAAAAATTACGGTCTTCCTTATGAAGTATCTCGAATAATCACAAGAAAAACAGATATTGGGGATTGGTGGGTTCTCTTCATGTTGGGAACTAACATGGATACACTTATATTCAGGGAGATGATTTCTGAATTATCAAAGAGAATTGAAGTGAAGccatctaaccgtagatga
- the LOC123316097 gene encoding uncharacterized protein LOC123316097: MLLKERVFCGTNLTSNIDNLKVLAKVNSVVVKFNFDLLADKYNNMGKHKNRRYKLHVSAPSTKSDGSVKQQTMDFSNKPPLEVDSNVFQGIDLLSLIGKAPKDRIDDDTVSVKSYISNKSIKGETIMPKKEKRKLRRQLLLRKVDTVNQLKKEFKEKQKKKVKNETLDMKTLLDSLPITEHPLSAQSTKISLPRQSKTKGKAIEKSKKIQKKAINNVNIYKKILKSPILANDPLGTISQHLKAFVEQERKAESKPTKVLRPNKKNK, translated from the coding sequence ATGCTTTTAAAGGAAAGAGTGTTCTGTGGTACAAATCTAACCTCAAATATAGATAACCTCAAAGTTCTAGCAAAAGTCAACAGTGTTGTGGTGAAATTCAATTTCGATTTACTTGCTGATAAATACAACAATATGGGTAAACATAAAAACCGTCGCTATAAATTGCACGTCTCTGCGCCTTCAACTAAGTCAGATGGCAGTGTTAAGCAACAAACGATGGACTTTTCAAATAAACCTCCACTTGAAGTCGATAGTAACGTCTTCCAAGGAATTGACCTTTTATCACTGATAGGAAAAGCACCCAAAGACCGCATTGACGATGATACTGTTAGTGTGAAATCATACATATCAAATAAATCTATTAAAGGAGAAACCATAATGCCAAAAAAGGAAAAACGAAAACTTCGTAGACAATTGTTACTGAGGAAGGTAGACACTGTTAACCAATTGAAGAAAGAATTTAAGGAGAAGCAGAAAAAGAAGGtgaaaaatgaaacattagaCATGAAAACATTATTAGATAGTTTACCTATAACTGAGCATCCACTTAGTGCCCAAAGCACAAAAATATCTTTACCTCGGCAGTCCAAAACTAAAGGAAAGGCCAttgaaaaaagcaaaaaaatacAGAAGAAGGCCATTAATAATgtaaatatttataaaaaaatactcAAGAGTCCCATATTAGCCAATGACCCACTAGGGACAATTTCTCAGCATTTGAAGGCGTTTGTTGAACAGGAGCGGAAAGCCGAATCAAAACCTACTAAAGTGCTACGTCCAAACAAGAAGAACAAATGa
- the LOC123316094 gene encoding heterogeneous nuclear ribonucleoprotein H, producing MSGAGDQDEGFVVKLRGLPWSATTEDILKFFEDCEVMNGKNGIHLTTSREGRPSGEAYVEFETAEDLEVALEKDRDHIGSRYIEVFKVDKSELEWMVKRSGPTFGSNDDGCVRLRGLPFGCSKEEIAQFFTGLEIVPNGITLLTDYSGRSSGEAYVQFVNKDVAEKALQKHREKIGHRYIEIFRSSLSEIASALGYTGNRRSGSFNARPSPYDRGDRYGSGGGGGGRFQGRGSRSFKGANFSNDYNNYNRPSGGWSGGGNQNGGGRFMDPWNNNPGNGGSGAGGGGGGGGMHCVHMRGLPFKATQLDIADFFKPVLPVSIRLLQDHSGRASGEADVEFASHDEALRAMSKDKSNMQHRYIELFLNSSSGGGGGGGGGGGGGSYGGRRRL from the exons ATGTCGGGCGCCGGCGACCAAGATGAGGGATTTGTTGTCAAACTGCGAGGCTTGCCATGGTCGGCGACTACTGAAGATATTCTCAAGTTTTTTGAGGATTGCGAAGTTATGAATGGCAAAAATGGTATACATCTCACAACTTCTCGAGAAGGTAGACCCAGCGGGGAAGCTTATGTCGAGTTTGAAACTGCTGAAGACTTAGAAGTGGCCCTTGAAAAAGATAGAGACCACATCGGAAGCAGATACATTGAAG TGTTCAAGGTCGACAAGTCTGAGTTGGAATGGATGGTTAAAAGATCTGGACCAACGTTTGGTTCAAATGATGATGGATGTGTCAGATTGAGAGGCTTACCATTTGGCTGTTCTAAAGAAGAAATTGCCCAGTTTTTCACAG GGTTGGAGATAGTGCCAAACGGTATCACCCTACTGACAGACTACTCGGGGCGGAGCTCAGGGGAGGCGTATGTTCAGTTTGTAAACAAAGATGTGGCAGAGAAAGCTCTGCAGAAACACCGTGAAAAAATTGGACACAG GTACATAGAGATATTTAGGAGTAGCCTATCCGAAATCGCCAGTGCTCTAGGGTACACTGGAAATCGAAGGTCCGGATCCTTCAATGCCCGTCCCAGTCCGTATGACAGGGGCGACAGATACGGGAGCGGCGGCGGTGGCGGTGGAAGATTCCAAGGACGAGGTTCTAGGAGCTTCAAAGGAGCCAACTTCTCAAACG ATTACAACAATTACAATAGGCCTTCCGGGGGATGGTCCGGAGGGGGGAATCAGAACGGCGGGGGTCGATTCATGGACCCTTGGAACAACAATCCAGGGAATGGTGGTAGCGGAGCCGGGGGAGGTGGTGGAGGCGGTGGCATGCATTGCGTCCACATGAGAGGCCTGCCTTTCAAAGCCACCCAATTAGATATTGCCGAT TTTTTCAAGCCTGTCTTGCCTGTTAGCATCCGATTGCTTCAAGACCATTCTGGAAGGGCGTCTGGAGAGGCGGACGTTGAATTCGCATCTCACGACGAAGCGCTCAGGGCTATGAGTAAGGACAAGAGCAACATGCAGCATCGTTACATAGAACTATTCCTGAATTCCTCCAGCGGTGGTGGTGGAGGAGGCGGCGGCGGTGGTGGTGGTGGTAGTTACGGGGGAAGAAGAAGATTGTAG
- the LOC123316093 gene encoding TOM1-like protein 2: MTSFFGNALGGIGAIGGNPFATPIGMKVEQATDGSLASENWALNMEICDLVNESEEGPRDAIKAIRRRLVQNVGKNYTIIMYTLIVLETCVKNCGKRFQVLVCTKDFIQELVKLIGPKNDPPTVVQEKVLSLIQAWADAFQNVPEMSGVVSTYKDLKAKGIEFPATDLDALAPIHTPKRSVNEQPVTLEPQTQTSPTRQVASPTGGLSPEQRAKLQSELDVVQSNMNVLGEMLSEMTPGKENVDELELLQELNIACHSMQERLMELISRLPNDELTAELLRINDDMNNLFLRYSRWEKNRDAKGQSPSAIISKAFPPMGKPTLEASDSLIDFDDDLPEQLSKLSTSDATASSQLSKINTVSAKNSVKPEDDFDMFAQSRNVTYESSKTSGSTYEDNLEPNQVSGGLSSLTSNPKSEELEFHEMANWLGATGGNEESVTSSEFERFLAERAAAAESIAPLSGTQNAPKKEEGHFPL; this comes from the coding sequence aTGACTTCTTTTTTTGGTAATGCTCTTGGGGGAATTGGGGCCATTGGGGGCAACCCCTTCGCAACACCCATAGGAATGAAGGTAGAACAAGCTACAGATGGATCGCTGGCATCTGAAAATTGGGCGCTAAACATGGAAATATGCGATCTTGTAAATGAGTCAGAGGAGGGACCAAGGGATGCTATCAAGGCAATCCGTAGAAGGCTGGTTCAAAATGTTGGCAAAAATTACACAATCATCATGTACACCCTCATTGTTCTGGAAACCTGCGTGAAAAACTGTGGAAAGCGCTTCCAAGTACTAGTATGCACGAAAGATTTCATTCAGGAACTTGTGAAGTTGATTGGACCGAAAAACGATCCACCAACAGTAGTGCAAGAGAAAGTTCTCAGTCTTATTCAGGCTTGGGCTGACGCTTTCCAAAACGTACCTGAAATGTCTGGTGTGGTTTCTACATATAAAGATTTGAAAGCTAAGGGTATTGAGTTTCCAGCTACGGATCTCGACGCTCTGGCTCCCATCCATACACCTAAAAGATCTGTTAATGAACAGCCTGTAACATTGGAGCCTCAAACACAAACTTCACCAACTCGTCAAGTAGCGAGTCCCACTGGTGGTTTGTCTCCAGAGCAGAGAGCTAAACTTCAGTCTGAATTAGATGTTGTGCAAAGCAACATGAATGTCCTTGGTGAAATGCTGAGTGAAATGACGCCAGGTAAAGAAAACGTTGACGAATTGGAGCTTTTGCAGGAACTGAACATTGCATGTCATTCTATGCAAGAAAGACTGATGGAGCTCATCAGCAGATTGCCTAACGATGAACTAACTGCTGAATTATTGAGAATAAATGACGATATGAACAACTTGTTCTTACGTTATAGTAGATGGGAGAAGAACCGGGATGCAAAGGGACAATCCCCTTCAGCAATTATATCCAAAGCTTTTCCACCAATGGGCAAACCCACCCTGGAAGCTTCTGATAGTCTTATTGATTTTGATGACGATTTGCCTGAACAGCTGAGTAAATTGAGCACATCTGACGCAACTGCTTCGTCCCAGTTGAGTAAAATCAATACTGTTTCTGCTAAAAACTCAGTAAAACCCGAAGATGACTTCGATATGTTTGCCCAGTCGAGAAATGTCACCTATGAATCATCTAAAACTTCAGGAAGTACCTATGAGGATAATTTGGAACCAAATCAAGTATCAGGGGGTCTCAGCTCTCTCACCTCTAATCCCAAATCAGAAGAATTGGAATTCCATGAAATGGCCAATTGGCTCGGTGCCACTGGGGGTAACGAAGAATCTGTGACTAGCAGCGAATTTGAGAGATTTCTTGCTGAAAGAGCCGCTGCTGCAGAATCAATAGCTCCCCTAAGTGGCACTCAAAATGCCCCTAAAAAAGAAGAGGGGCATTTTCCACTGTAA
- the LOC123315621 gene encoding MOB kinase activator 1B, translated as MSFLFGSRSSKTFKPKKNIPEGTHQYELMKHAAATLGSGNLRLAVMLPEGEDLNEWVAVNTVDFFNQINMLYGTITEFCSEDSCPIMSAGPKYEYHWADGHTVKKPIKCSAPKYIDYLMTWVQDQLDDETLFPSKIGVPFPKNFLVIAKTILKRLFRVYAHIYHQHFREVVQLGEEAHLNTSFKHFIFFVQEFSLIDRRELAPLQELIDKLTAKETR; from the exons ATGAGTTTTCTTTT CGGAAGCCGTTCTTCTAAAACTTTCAAACCTAAGAAAAATATTCCTGAAGGCACTCATCAATACGAGTTGATGAAACATGCTGCTGCCACTTTGGGTTCTGGAAATTTGCGATTAGCTGTTATGTTACCAGAAGGAGAAGATCTAAATGAATGGGTGGCTGTGAACA CTGTGGACTTCTTTAATCAAATAAACATGTTATATGGTACTATAACAGAGTTTTGTTCAGAAGATAGTTGTCCAATTATGTCTGCTGGTCCTAAATATGAATATCATTGGGCTGATGGTCATACTGTGAAAAAACCAATTAAATGTTCTGCTCCAAAATATATTGATTACTTGATGACTTGGGTGCAAGATCAGCTTGATGATGAGACTCTTTTTCCCTCTAAAATTG GTGTCCCCTTTCCTAAGAATTTTTTAGTTATTGCTAAAACAATTCTGAAGAGATTGTTCAGAGTGTATGCACATATATATCATCAGCACTTCAGGGAAGTTGTTCAGCTGGGAGAAGAGGCCCATTTGAATACATCCTTCAAGCATTTCATATTCTTTGTTCAG GAATTCAGCCTTATAGACCGACGTGAGCTGGCTCCTCTTCAGGAACTGATTGACAAGCTCACTGCTAAAGAAACTCGAtga